ACCCTTTGGAAGCCGAGCGCCGCGCCGGTGGGGCTCCGTCGGGCACCCTGTCCGAACTGCTGGAGGCCACGGAACGGGAGGCCCTTCTCCGGGCGGCGGCCGAGTGTTCCAACACCCGGGAGATGGCCCAGCGCCTGGGGGTGAGCCAACCCACGGTGGTACGAAAACTCCGACGGCACGGGATTCCGCCGCCGGGCGCACCCCGTTCGTGATTCACATCTGCATCGTCGCGCCGCCCCCGCCCTTGGCCCCGCCGAATCCGATACAGCTCTGCATCATCACACCCGCAACCCCGCCCGGCCGTTGATCCACGGATGCATCACAAGCTCCCCGCTCGCGCCCTCCACATTTTCAATACGCCGTTTTTATTTCACTTTTTCAACCACGACTCCATTGGCACCCCTGTTGCATCCCTGAGGAGGCACCCTGGGAGCAATGCCAATTTTTTTCTTCACATGGAGAGGAGGGGTCCATGACCCGTAGCAACCAGCAGCTCATGGAACGCCGTCAAAAGGCGGTTCCCAGAGGCCCGTTCCACGTGACCGACCGGTTCGCGGTCCGCGCCCGAGGTGCGCGGATCACCGATGCCGAGGGCACCGAGTACATCGATTTCACCGGCGGGATCGGCGTGGTGGGGACCGCCCACTCCCATCCCCACGTCCTCGAGGCCGTCAAACGCCAGGTGGACCTCCTGATCCACACGTGTTTTCACGTGATGCCCTACGAACCCTACGTTCGTCTGGCCGAGGAACTGAACCGTCGAACGCCGGGGAACCGCGCGAAGAAGACGTTCTTCTGTAACAGCGGGGCCGAGGCGGTGGAGAATGCGGTCAAGGTGGCCCGGGCCTATACCGGCAGGCCGGCGGTCGTGTGCTTCCAGAACGCCTTCCACGGCCGGACCCTCCTGGGCATGACCCTCACCAGCAAGGTCGTTCCCTACAAGAAGGGCTTCGGTCCGTTCGCGCCCGAGGTGTACCGGATACCCTATGCGTACTGCTACCGCTGCCCCTTCGGGGCGCCGGGCCCGGAGGTCTGCTCCCTGGAGTGCGCCGAGAACCTGCGGGAGCTGTTCGCCACCGGCGTGGACCCGGATTCGGTCGCGGCGCTGGTGGTGGAGCCGGTGCTCGGCGAGGGTGGGTTCGTGGTCCCCCCGGCCCGGTTTCTCTACCGTATCTTCGAGATCTGCCGGGAGCACGGCATCGTGGTGGTGGCCGACGAGGTGCAGACCGGGTTCGGGCGAACCGGGGCGTTGTTCGCGTGCGAGGTGATGGGGGTCGTGCCCGATCTCATCACCACGGCGAAGGCCATGGCCTCGGGCTTTCCCCTGAGCGGGGTAACCGGGCGGGCCGAGGTGCTGGATGCGCCCCAGGTGGGCGGGCTCGGGGGAACATACGGTGGGAACCCCGTCTCCTGCGCCGCGGCCCTGGCCACCCTGGAAGTGATCGATCAGGAGGACCTGTGCGGCCGAGCGAAGCTCCTGGGCGAGCGAGTCCGGCAGCGGTTCCTGCGACTCCGGGATGAACTGCCGGTCGTCGGCGAGGTACGGGGTCTCGGCGCCATGATGGCCATGGAGCTGGTGACCGACCGGTCGACCAAGGAGCCGGCCACGGACCTCACGCAACGGCTGGGGCAGTATGCCCTGGACCACGGTGTGGTCACGATCAAGGCCGGTACGGGGGGGAACGTGGTGCGTCTCCTTCCGCCGCTGTGCATCGAGGAAGCGGATCTCGAGCGGGGGCTCGACGTTC
This is a stretch of genomic DNA from Deferrisoma camini S3R1. It encodes these proteins:
- the gabT gene encoding 4-aminobutyrate--2-oxoglutarate transaminase, with the translated sequence MTRSNQQLMERRQKAVPRGPFHVTDRFAVRARGARITDAEGTEYIDFTGGIGVVGTAHSHPHVLEAVKRQVDLLIHTCFHVMPYEPYVRLAEELNRRTPGNRAKKTFFCNSGAEAVENAVKVARAYTGRPAVVCFQNAFHGRTLLGMTLTSKVVPYKKGFGPFAPEVYRIPYAYCYRCPFGAPGPEVCSLECAENLRELFATGVDPDSVAALVVEPVLGEGGFVVPPARFLYRIFEICREHGIVVVADEVQTGFGRTGALFACEVMGVVPDLITTAKAMASGFPLSGVTGRAEVLDAPQVGGLGGTYGGNPVSCAAALATLEVIDQEDLCGRAKLLGERVRQRFLRLRDELPVVGEVRGLGAMMAMELVTDRSTKEPATDLTQRLGQYALDHGVVTIKAGTGGNVVRLLPPLCIEEADLERGLDVLEAGLKELSG